In Nostoc piscinale CENA21, the genomic stretch TCAATTAACAGGCGAGTGATGCCTTTAGCTTGGAGGTGAGTCCGTGCCTTGTGTAGCATTCTACTATCAGGAACTTTAATCACGCGATCGCGTTTTGTTGAGAAACGTTTGGCTACGCGATGGTTATCAAATATAGGCAGAGTGCGCTGCTGGGTTTCCAGAGTCGGAATTTGCCCCAAATCACCAAAGTCCTTGAGTGGTCTAGTAATTAACTCGGCGGAACGGTCAATTACCAAATAACAAGTTCTCGGTAAATTAGCCGCCGACAATGGCAAAACTTGGACTGGTGCTTCACCTAACCTGCGTCTTGTAACTAACGGTCTTGGCTCGTCAAAGTCATCGTCATCCTCCTCATAATCATCATCATCTAAATCGTCATCATCTAAATCATCGTCTAAATCATCTAAATCTTCAGACTCATCGAGTAGTTCTTCGCCCAGGATATCGGCAAAAGCAGCAACTTTGGGGCGTTCCTCATCCATTATTGGGCTAGGAATGCTGGCAATTTCCGGTGGTTGTTCTGGCGGAATTTCGGCTTTTTTCACCAATTTTGGCTTTGGCTTTTCTGTAGTTGCTGAGGAACGCCGCCGCACTCTTCTACTACCAGAATTTGCTTCCTCATCATCCTCTGGTTCTGATGCTGCTTCGATGACTGGCTCCTGTGATTTGAGCTTAGGCAACTCTATAGGCTTGCTTTCACTCTGAGGAGGTTCGATTTCTGGCTCTTTTGGTACCAGCAAAGGCAACTGCTCATAATTTACCTGCGCCCTACCTTCAGGAGTCCGAGCCGCGCGTTTCAAAGAAACTAAGTATTCGTACTCATCCTCTGGTAAGGTGCTTTTGAGCAGACGGCTGATGGTTGAGTTGCTCACGTCATAACGTTCTGCTAAAGTCGAGGTCGTTTCAGCAGTTTCTCGATATAACTTAAGAATTTCTTGTTTATCTGATTCTGTTAGTTTTCTCACGGTAGACACCAAATCTAAGCTCGTTTACGTCCACGCTCCCGGCGAGTCCGGCTCAATGATGCGTCATGTTCTAGGACTGCGCCCATACCAAATAACACTCCACTAAATACCCAAAACACTTCTAATATGTCTCCACTTTGATAATTAGGCCCTTGAGCGAATTTAAACCACATATCTGCAATGTAAAGCGAAAACGCGGCCGCTGCAATCATTCGCCAAGATTGAGCTACTCGTCCACCCCAAAAAGCTAAGAGTAAGGTTGTCGCAATAATCAGCAACAATACATCACTCACGATGTAAAACCAGTTCAAAATTGCGGCTAGTAGTTCTGTTGGTGTTGTTTGTTGCATTGAAATCCACCATGCCACCAAACTGCCAAAGATTCCTATGGCTGCGACAATCAGCCATTGCCATTTTTCGAGATTAATGCGTCTTGATGCCACAGCTAAGATCATGCCTACGCCCAGGGAAATATAAGTCAATACAAAAAATACATCGCCAATGGATACATCCGGTTCTTCTTTTAAAATTATTTCTGTATAGCCAAAAAATATCCCTCCCAGGAAATAAGAAAGCATACCAATGGCAATTGCCAACCACACATTTCGACTACTGACGATTTGGGGGCTACGCCAATTCCTTAAGCATAAAATACCAGCACCCAAGTAAGCTAACGCTTCAAAAATATTTGTGCCAATTACATACCATTCGGTACGACTTTCTACGCCGTTGGCTCCTGGAATTTTAGCACTAAATAGCAAAAAATATAATAGTGCCGCTACCCCCCAGGCAATTCCGGCCAAGAGAATATTACGATTACTGAATATAGATTTGGAACGCAGAGAATTGTTGTAAGAGCTACTCATAGGGATTGACTATGTATATGCACGCTGGAAATGTGAAGTTTGAAGTCTGAAGTCTGAAGGATAAAGTGAGAATTTATTGGTATGTGCCTTGGTCGCCATTGGAGCGAAAAAGCTGATTTTTGCAAAAATCCAGGATATAAGTAAGTTTTTTAGACTTCATACTTCATAATTCATGCTTTTGCTGGCTATTGCCAGAGTTTATTGAGTGAAGATTGGTTGAGCCAGGAGATAAATAGCGATCGCTCGCCTTCTGCCATATCCTGTAACCTATCGGCTACTTTGTTGGCAAAGTTGGCATTACCAAAATAAGTTTTCCCTAGCTTGTGCAGTTCCTGTAAAAACGTAGTTACATGGTTTTCTTGCCAAGCTGGAAGTTTGGTGTCTTCTAAGGGATCTATGGTCACTAAATGCTTAACAGATTCGGGGGAAGAAGCTTCGGGAAATTTCTGCTGTCGAAAAACTTCCCCCATATCTTTTTCAAATAATGTTAATTGACGAGCGCCTAAGAACTCTTCAATATCCAGATGTACCGCTTGCAGTAGCAAGATACTGGCTTGAATGAGTATGTCTGTCTTGCCATGACCACCAGTATCACCATCTAGCTGTTCTAAGCGGATTTTACCCCAGATGCTAAAACGATCTGGCTCTTCTAGCAAGACACAAGCTTTACCGCGATTATCTGTCAAATCTCTCCACAAGGCGCGAGCTTCTTCTTCTTGATTAGCTTTAAATAAACTAATCAACCGAAAGGTTTGCCCCTGATAATGGAGGATCGGCACTTGCTGATCCCTTTTTGGGTGCTGAATGCTTGATATTTCAACATCCTGCCGTTTGAGAATAAACATGGCACGCTAAAATCACTCCTCACAGGGGCTTTGTGGATATGCGATCTATAATCTGATTTAGTAACATCGCCAAGAGTGCGATTACTTAGTACGTAATTATGGTCAGTGGCGCGATCGCTTTTTAGCCACCCTAGTGTAAGCTACCCAAAGGATATCTCCACTAAAATGCAAATAACTCGTCTTGACCACCCAATATAGCTAATCAATAACTGATTTGCTTTGTTCGACTAGCATCTTAGCCTTGCTATGGCAAATCTGCAATTTTTGATTGCTTCTTAGGGGCGATAACGATATAATTATTATTGATGGCTCTAGTCACAGCCATGACTTTAGCTTGGGCGCGTAGCTCAGTGGATAGAGCAATTGCCTTCTAAGCAATCGGCCGCAGGTTCGAGCCCTGCCGCGCTCGTTGAAATTAAAATACCAATTCTAAGTTAAATCAGGACTTATGCAACAAGATTGTTTGTTAAGCATGGGTGTGAAGGCTTAAGGGCTTTGCTGTTAGCATCAGTACAACGGTATCAGGGTTTTGAACACCTATATACCCTGGTTACTGAGCGCAGTCGAAGTACACCCCTATACCCTTGATTTTTCATCTCACTGCGTAAGTTTTAAAAGTATATCTTTACAAAAATAAATTATATATAAATCAAACTTAGTAAATACTATTAATAGTATCAATGTCATGAATTACTAATATTAATTAGTATCAAAATCGAGAAAATTCAAGGAAATTTTTTCAATAAATATGATTTTCATGATAAATACTTAATTTTAAATGTAATTGCTAAGTCTGCTTAACTCTAGCTTTGAATTAGTATCTTTTCACAAAAATATTTTATTTTTTCAAAAAAAAAATCAGTAATTATTCTCTGGTTTATTATAGAATAAGGGCAAACAAAAACTGTAGCGATCATCGCTGGCATTTTAGAAAGTGATCAATGCTTGCAGCCCCATCATTTCTACTGTTTTGATAGTAGTTTAGGGTTAACAGCATTACTAAAGCTTAGGTCAAAAGCTAGTCAACAAGTAGGCAAGTGAAATTCATCACTGTTTAGCCGTATACCTCAACGGAGTTGAGGAAAAATTGTTGCATCTTTATAGTCGTGATTCATTATGCTTGATTCAAGCTTGTGAATTTTAATTCATTTTCACGGCATTCAACTATTTTGAAGTTGACTTTAAAGTTTACAAATGAAAATTTGTAGACTGTTCGCGCACATTTACCCGAAATTCAATATTATGAATGACTTTCAGTTTATCCTAACTATCTGCATCTTAGCGGTAGCCTATCTATCGAGTATTTACTTGTGGTTAGCATTTTATCAACACACAAATGAATAATAAGATGAAAGCAACGGAAATTTTATTAATTAACAAGGTCTAATTAATTTTAGGCCTTGTGCCACTAAAATAGTAAACTAGTTAATGGCTGTAGGTGTATGTTTTATGTCTAGTCAGCGTCAACTCTGAATGTGAGTTGAGTGAGCGGTAAATTAATTGATGGAAAAATGCTGGTTTTTTTGGCAGAAATCTTTACAGATAAAGAAGTAAAAATTGGATTATTAGGTTTGGTGTTGGGAGTAGGAATATTTTTTATTGGCTGGGCAATAATTTTATTTATAAAAAAAATATTACAAAATTGGAATTTTATACAGATTGATGATGTATATCAAAAATTATTAAAACCACATAAAAATTTGTTAATTACTGTATTTTCAATTGTTATTGTTGATCTGACTGTTTTAGTATTACCCAATAATTACTGGACAAATTCACTAGAAATTATTGTGAGTTTAAGTTTGGCGATCGCCAGTAGTTGGTTAGCCGCACAAATCTTCAAGAATTTTTTTTGATTTTTATTTACTAAATGCAGCATTTAAGAGTGGACAAAAAGTTAGTAGTGAGTTATTGATTCTTTTAAGATGGGTAGCTAATCTCATTATTATTGTAGTCGCAATTTTAGTTTACGCTCAAACCCATCAAATTAATATATTAGGGTTATTAGCAAGTTTAGGTATTGGTGGTTTAGCAGTAGCTTTTGCAGCTCAAAAAACTTTAGAACAAATTCTTGGTGGTATTGTTCTTTATCTTGACCGTCCATTTGTAATTGATGATTACATCGGATTACCCGATGGGACTTTTGGCAGAGTGGAATCTATAGGATTGAGATCCACACGTATTAGAACTTCTGGGAAAGGAACTGTGATGATAGTTCCTAATAGTGCTTTAACTCAATTAAATATTGAGAACTTTACTGGTGCTAAGAAAGTTATGTCTATACTTTATTTGACATTCTACCGCGCAATTAGTAGTGAAGAACGTGCCTTAATTCGTCAGGTAATTCTTGATAGTACTAATGACATTTTTGGTATTGATTCAAGAAATACCGAAGTAACTTTTAAAACTATTAATGGAGATATAGAAAAAACACAAGCTCAAGTTGCCTTCTTTATTTTGGGTTCTGGTGATGTTTCAATGGAATTGCGCCGTCAGCTTTTAGATTTAGCAACTCAAACTATGACTCAGTGCTTAAAAGAATATGGTATTGCGTTTGATATAGAAGAACCAACAATCTATGTGGACTCACCGATTACAATTTAGAAATAATGACAAATATTTCACAATTCGTTCTGAACTTTTTTCAGCGTGAAACTACCATCTTAGCTTTATCTCGATTTGGTGTGTTTCTTTGTTTCATTTTTCTGTCTTTATTAGCAGGGAGATATACGCCAACATTTGTCAGAATTATTACGCAGAGATTTGCACCCCAACAAGTAACTAGTATTTATAATAATCTCGTCGAGCCTTTAAGAAGCTTATTTAAAATTACTGGAACTTTAATTTTAATTTCATTATCTTTAGCATGGATTGAAGATTATCAATCTATTTATAATTTTTTATCTCCAATTGTAGATTTAGCTGTAATTATTAGTCTTGCTTGGTTATCTTCTCGCCTATTTCGACAATTTATTCGTTTTTATGGTATTGAAATAGTTAGAAAATTTGGTCGAGAAGTAGATGAATTACTTTTGGTATTTGAAACTTTAGCCAATGTCATTATTGGATTTATTGCGGTTTTAGCTTTTGCCCAAAGTCAACAATTTAATTTAGTAGGCTTACTTACTGGCTTAGGAATTGGAGGTTTAGCAGTAGCTTTTGCAGCCCAAAAAACATTAGAACAGTTGCTAGGAACGATTGTATTATACTTAGATAGACCCTTTGTGCCTGGAGAATATATTCGTTTACAAAAATCTAATCAAATTCCCGAAGGTTTGTTTGGTAGAGTAGAGTCAATTGGTATTAGATCAACTAAAATTCGGACTGCGGCTAAAAGTACCTTATTTATTATTCCTAATTCCATTTTGGCAAACTTAGAAATTGAAAATATTACTCGTGGTAAAAAAAGTGATGGTGCTACTGTACCTGGATTTTTTACATATCCTACAAGAGCGAGAACAAGCTTTAGTACAGCAGATAATTGTTGAAAGTACTAACTCTCTGTTTGGTATTGATCCAGGTAGTACTAGTATTACTTTTTTAAATCATCAGAATGAGCAGCAGTTAACTCGCACAAGAGTAACATTTTTTTATTTTAGGTTCTAGTGAAAATTCTCTACAATTACGAAAACGTTTGTTGGAATTGGCAAACGAAAAAATCTCGAAAAAGCTAGTTAATCATGGCATTGAATTTAAGTTGCAAGAACCGACAATTTATGTGGAATCACCTGTGACTATTTAATTAAAAAACAGATGAGTAATCTGTATTGTTTTGTAATTAATGCAACTCAGGACTTTCAATTATAATTTAATCTACAATTCCAATGGTTATTGCCAATTAATTTATATATAAGTGGATTTACCGAGGTTTTACGAATTTAATCATTATTAATATATATGTAATATTCAGGGTATTAAAAATGACTAGCCTGCCGATTCAATGTGCAAATTTAAAAGAGCAAGTTGAATTAATTTTACAGCTTTTCCAGCAAGAACCTGCTTTACGTTCTCAGGATATCACACCTGTACAAACTTCTTTAGGCAAGGCTATTTCTCCGAAGTTTGAAATTGTGTTTGCGGGTGCGTTTAGTGCAGGTAAATCTATGCTGATTAATGCACTACTGGAGAGAGAATTACTGTATAGTGCAGAAGGTCACGCCACAGGCACAGAATGTAAAATTGAATATGCGGAACTAGATAAAGAAAGAGTCATATTAACTTTTTTAAGTGAAGCAGAAATTAGAGAACAAGCCAGTTATTTATGTCAGCAACTAGGATTTACAACAGCAGTAAATATCAATCAAGCTGAAGTGATTAATTTGCTTAATCAAGGCTGTGAATTAATTCTACAACAGGAAGGCGGGGAAAGTCGTTCGGAACGTGCGAAACAAGCCAAAGCATTAACTTTATTATTAGCAGGTTATGAAGCAAACCGTGAGCATATTAATACAGTTAATAATGCTACATATTCAATGGAGACATTTAATTTTTCCAATTTAAAAGAAGCCGCAGGATATGCAAGACGCGGAAGTAATAGTGCTGTTTTAAAGCGAATTGAATATTATTGCAATCATCCTCTGTTGGAAGATGGTAACGTTATTATTGATACACCAGGAATTGATGCACCTGTAGAGAAGGATGCACAGTTAACTTATGCTAAAATTCAACATCCCGATACTTCAGCAGTGGTGTGTGTGCTGAAACCAGCATCGGCTGGTGATATGACAAAAGAAGAAACTGCACTTTTAGAAAAAAATGCGGGAAAATGGCGGAATCCGCGATCGCGTCTTTTACGTCTTCAACCGCATCGACGAAACTTGGTACAATACCCAATTAAGGCAGCGATTGGATGATTTAATTAGCAGTCAGTTTCGAGATACCAGCAGAGTTTACAAAACCAGTGGCTTACTTGGTTTTTATGGTAGTCAAATTAAGCAGACAGGTATACAGAATAGGTTTGGTTTAGATTCTATCTTTGCGGAAAGTGTTCAAGGATTGAATGGAGAGGAAGAAACACCACAGTTTGTCTACGCATTTAATAACTATTGTGTGACTTCTGGTAAGCTTTCTCATACTAATTTTCGGATTTCTCTGAATGGGTTTGAAACTCCCAATCAAAACTATTTACGGATTTTGTCTGAACAAGGTACGCCTTTAATTAATCAGCTAATACTAGATAGTGGTATTGAAGAATTCCGCGCAGCAATTACCCGCTATCTCACAGAAGAAAAGCGTCCGATGTTATTTCAAAATCTGGCTGATGATTTAGAAGATATTTGTATTAAGCTGAAAAAAATTTATCAGTCAGTTTACCGAGATTTAGACAGTCAGCCAAGAGAAATTGAAGCGATGAAGTCGCAGGAATTGCAGCGACTCAATCAACAACTCCAGGAAATTGGGAAAGATTTCAATCAACATATCATCGCAGAAATCAACCAAGTCATTAATAATAGTTGTGATACCTTTGAAGCTGATTTCCGTCAATTACAATCACGGATGATTCGGCGTTTAGATGAATTGCTAGATACGTTTTCTGTGGCTGATGCTTATCGTCGTGCAACACTGAGTCATTTGCGGAATGCAACTGCACCATTACTAGCAATTTTAGTCGAAGCATTTTATTATTTATCCAATCAGTTGGAAGATATTTTAGTCAATTCATCCGAACAAGTAGTAGCAAATTTCTTTCAACGCTTAATTGAGACAATTCGCAAAACTGAGTACTACCGTCAGTTATATCGTTTATTGGGGAATGATGGTGGGATTGAACAAAATATCAAAGCCATCGAAAAACAGGTAACATTAGCTTTAGTAAGTGCAGCCAGTGTAGAATGCGATCGCTTCGTGCGAGAAAGTCCGAGATTTTATGATGAAGGCACTTTTTCCATCTATCAATTTCGTCAAACTTTGCAGCAAACCTCCCAAAGTTATGACTGTGAAAGTATGATTGAAGCTGAACCAGCAATTAGGCAATTGTTAAAGTTAGATTTTGAACCAAAAGTTTCCTATACCATTCGCACATCTTTCCGCCAAACTATCAACCAAATTCTAAAAACACAGTTGTTACCAATGGCGGAACAACAAGCCGATGATATTTTACAGCAATATCCCCAAGCGCGTGTTTATTTAGAACAGACTTTGCAACAAGAAGCGGAAGAGAAAATCTTGCAGAATCGCCGCTTGCTAAGTACTGTGGAACAAAAAATGGAGAGTTATAACACAGCAGTATCTGGAATGAATAGTTGTTTACAGGCAATGCAATTATATGACTATTTATTGCCAGTAATTAATCTAAATGAGTTAGATGCTGTGGAAAAGATTGCTGCAAGTAATGGTGTGGTGATTTCTGATGGTTTGTTGGATGGTATGGTACAAATTCAAGATTGATTGTTTCCTATTCTATCGGTAAATCAGAAGGTACCTGACTTATTTGATAAGTTAGGTATCTGCGACTATCGAAGTGATGATTAATTTTTAACTAGAGGTTGATATGGAAGATATATTCAAACCCATAGAATGTAATGATGATGACGTTGTAGAAATTGGAGATAACATTTATAAAATTAGCAGAATTAAGTCTGGAGTAGGTCAATCATCTAATCAGGGTTTATCATATTAGTTGCAACAATAACTAAGTAGTCGAAGAATTGAATTTCCATCATGTAATTTTTTCTCTAATGAAGGGATAGACTGCAAAATCCTAACATTAGGTTCTCAAAACTGGAAACATGGAAAAATAAAATTTAAACTCAGCGTTGAGTTTTATATTGAAGAGGATGTAGAAATAAATAACAGTAAAGATTTAGAAGTCACTGAAGTAGACTCATCACTGGATGAATTACGACGTAGGCTTCAGGAGGAAAGTTGAGGAATGAAAAAAATATATATAGCAATCCTATCTGAGTTGTGAAAAAGTATTCTTTTTAACGTAGACGCGAAGCGGCTTCCCGTTCGCCGTAAGGCGTTCCCGAAGGGTAGGGTACCTCAAAGGACGCATAGACGCGATAGCGGTGAAGCAGTGCGTTGGGCGGGTTCCCCGACTTGAAGCAACTGCTGAACCCGAAGGGCTTCCCGCAGGGTAGGACACAAAGAAGAAGAAAAAAGAGAAGAAAGAGAGTTTTATCAATGATTTAGGATTGCTATAGCAATCCAAACATATCTCTACTTTGTCTCCCTTGTCTTCCTTGTCTCTTGTGTTCATTTCTTAAATAGGACTGCTATATATACCTAGCTTTGTATCTGAAGAGAAGTATTCTTCCTACTCCTAGCCTACACAAATTGAGTTTATTTTTGGTTTTGAGGCCAGCGCCAGTTATAGCGGTTCCAATCATAAATGCCTTGAATTTCAAATTCGGAACCGTTATAAAAGCGAATAATGCAATTTAGAGAAGAGTTGTTAGTATCGCTGATTTCATCGATATAAACTACAGTGCAGAGAAACCATTCTCGTTTACAAGGGCCATTGTCTTGTACCCATTCCCAGAGAGCGTTGGAAACTTCGATGCGATCGCCTACTCTTAACTTGAGTGCATCTTCAAAATCAGCATATTTATCAAAATGATATGATTCGACTCGATTCAACCATTGCAAACCATAGCGATCGCGGATGAATTGGACTGCGCCTGAGTCTTGGTTATGCAGCCAATCATTGAGTAGTTGCACTTTCCATGTGCGGTTTTGTTGTTCTTCTGTTTTGACAAACTTTAAAAATGCTAACAGTTCTTGGGAATCTAATTCGTCTAAAGGGTTAGCAATATCGTATGTGGAATCTTGAGAAATTTGCTTGACTACTTGCAGTAATATCTGTTTCTGCGTTTCAGAGAGAGGACAGCTGGCTACATCACAACGCTTAAAGGCTGTTTGCAATGCTGTTTTAATCTCATCTGGGGTCATAGGTCGTCAAGAACAACTTAGGGGTTATGTCTCTAATTATTACAAAATCCCTAGTTAGACAGTAAACGGCAATAGTATTATTTCCTATTGCCTATTGAACTTATTTAATTTTGCGTTCTCTTGTCGCCGAGATGCGATCGCCAAAAATTAATTTTCACTAATTGGTTTGCAAAGCTTTGTTAGCTATCTCAATGACTTCTTTGGCAGCTTTCTCTTTCCGTTCGCTGTAGCGATCAGTGAGATAATCTACCTTATCTCGCAACAACAAAGTAAACTTATAAAGTTCTTCCATCACATCCACAACGCGATCGCGGTAGGGTGAATCTTTCATGGTGCCGTCTTCGTTAAACTCTTGATAGGCTTTCGCTACTGATGATTGATTGGGAATCGTAAACATCCGCATCCATCGCCCCAAAATTCTCAATGTATTCACAGCGTTGAAAGACTGAGAACCACCGCTTACCTGCATCACCGCCAAAGTTCTGCCTTGGGTTGGACGAACTGCACCCATACTTAAGGGAATCCAATCTATTTGATTTTTAATAATCCCAGAAATTTGACCGTGTAACTCTGGACTAGACCAAACTTGCCCTTCTGACCACAAACTTAATTCCCGCAATTCCTGAACCTTGGGATGGGTGTCAGGTACACTACCGTAAATTGGGAGTTCTCTGGGGTCGAAAAACTTCACCTCTGCACCAAATTCTGTAATGATGCGTGCTGCTTCTTCTGCTAACAGGCGACTGTAGGAGCGATCACGCAAAGAACCATACAAAAACAAAATTCTGGGGGGATGGTCGAATGTTGTCATATAACGTAGTTGCACAAAATTAAATTCATTCGTGGAGGTAGGGAAGAGGGAACAGGGAACGGGGAACA encodes the following:
- a CDS encoding transposase, with amino-acid sequence MRKLTESDKQEILKLYRETAETTSTLAERYDVSNSTISRLLKSTLPEDEYEYLVSLKRAARTPEGRAQVNYEQLPLLVPKEPEIEPPQSESKPIELPKLKSQEPVIEAASEPEDDEEANSGSRRVRRRSSATTEKPKPKLVKKAEIPPEQPPEIASIPSPIMDEERPKVAAFADILGEELLDESEDLDDLDDDLDDDDLDDDDYEEDDDDFDEPRPLVTRRRLGEAPVQVLPLSAANLPRTCYLVIDRSAELITRPLKDFGDLGQIPTLETQQRTLPIFDNHRVAKRFSTKRDRVIKVPDSRMLHKARTHLQAKGITRLLIDGQVYSLSAL
- a CDS encoding Npun_F0813 family protein, which codes for MFILKRQDVEISSIQHPKRDQQVPILHYQGQTFRLISLFKANQEEEARALWRDLTDNRGKACVLLEEPDRFSIWGKIRLEQLDGDTGGHGKTDILIQASILLLQAVHLDIEEFLGARQLTLFEKDMGEVFRQQKFPEASSPESVKHLVTIDPLEDTKLPAWQENHVTTFLQELHKLGKTYFGNANFANKVADRLQDMAEGERSLFISWLNQSSLNKLWQ
- a CDS encoding mechanosensitive ion channel family protein; its protein translation is MILLRWVANLIIIVVAILVYAQTHQINILGLLASLGIGGLAVAFAAQKTLEQILGGIVLYLDRPFVIDDYIGLPDGTFGRVESIGLRSTRIRTSGKGTVMIVPNSALTQLNIENFTGAKKVMSILYLTFYRAISSEERALIRQVILDSTNDIFGIDSRNTEVTFKTINGDIEKTQAQVAFFILGSGDVSMELRRQLLDLATQTMTQCLKEYGIAFDIEEPTIYVDSPITI
- the arsH gene encoding arsenical resistance protein ArsH, yielding MQLRYMTTFDHPPRILFLYGSLRDRSYSRLLAEEAARIITEFGAEVKFFDPRELPIYGSVPDTHPKVQELRELSLWSEGQVWSSPELHGQISGIIKNQIDWIPLSMGAVRPTQGRTLAVMQVSGGSQSFNAVNTLRILGRWMRMFTIPNQSSVAKAYQEFNEDGTMKDSPYRDRVVDVMEELYKFTLLLRDKVDYLTDRYSERKEKAAKEVIEIANKALQTN